Part of the Capricornis sumatraensis isolate serow.1 chromosome 9, serow.2, whole genome shotgun sequence genome, GGGCAGGGCTGCCCTAGGGTCACCCATCCAGCAACAGGGCCTGAGAAACTGGCTCTGCCACttctcaggcctcagtttccccacctgagAAGTGGGCACAGTTAGCACCTCTCTCCTGGAGCTGTGTGTGGGTTTGGTGGGATacaatgcctggcatacagtTGGCACTCAAGCAATGTTAGCAGGTAGTGTTGATCTGAACACCTTGTGCCCCACGCCCAGGCCGTTGGCTGGGTGGTGTCTCCTGTGTAAAGCTCGGCCCTGGCTAGCCGAGCTGTCAGCGTCAGATATGGTAACAGCACTGTGGGGCCTGTGCTCACTGCCAGGGATCTCTATCTATCACAGAGGCACTCACCTCCTCTGACTTGGTTTTCTCACCCCTGACTAACAGGCTCCCCACTACTGCAAAGCTTGGGGATGATCTCCACTGGCCTCCAGAGAAAGGCCTTACTCCTTCCCCACTGATTCCCACTCCTACCAcccccccctgccccgccccccggccTGGAGTACTCTTTCCCCCACCGGTCAGTCCCACAGCTTCAGGACCTGCATGGCTCCTGGTGCGTCCCCACACCCAGCACAGGGCCAGGCACACAGGAGGTACGTGGGAAATGTTTCCAATGGGGAATGTTTCCCgcgtgaatgaatgaacagagagaACGGGTGGGGGGGCAGTAGGGGAGTGGGGAGTGGGCGGGCCCTGACAGAGCCCCTCTCTGCAGGCGTCCTGGAGATCCGATCCATCCGTGTGGGCGTCGTGGCACTCAAGGCGGTGCACAGTGGCTTCTACGTGGCCATGAACCGCCTTGGCAGACTCTATGGGTCGGTGAGTGGAAATGCACAGGGTGGTCGGGGGTGCGTGAAGTGTGCGGGGGCGTGTCCGGGGCGTGTCCAGGGCCGCTCACCGTCCACCCCGCAGCGGTTCTGCGCTGCGCACTGCAGGTTCCGGGAGCGCATCGAGGAGAATGGCTACAACACCTACGCGTCAGTCCGCTGGCGCCACCAAGGCCGGCCTATGTTCCTGGCTCTGGACGGTCGGGGCGCCCCGAGGCTCGGGGGCCGCACACAGCGACACCACCCGTCCACACTCTTTCTGCCCGTCCTGGTCTCCTGAGTCCCAGGGTCAGTGACACCTGGTCCGAGATTCCGGGAGACACTTAAAGCTGGGGAAGGCGGGGTTTGGGGCGAGCCCGTGTCCAGTTACTCACTGGTTTCACCTGCATTGAGCACCTGCTCTGCTGGGCACGGGGGACACCACCAGACCCCACAGATGTGGCCCCAAGCTCAGAGAGACTGAGTTGGAGGGGTGGTAGACAGTGAGCTGAGCAGGGGCGTAAGGAATTCAGCCACAAGCTGGGGGCCAGGGAGGCTTCAACAAAGGCACCGGCCAGGCTGGAGATGGGGAGGCAAACATGCCGGGGTGGGAACCTACTGGGGTGTTTGAGGCAGCAAGGAGGTGGGGAAGCTGGGGGCTGGGGTACACTGATGCCATGGACTGGCAGCGACTGGTCCCAGGGCCCATGGACATTTCACCTTATGGGCATAGGGGACTTTACAGGTGGGATTAAGGCCCCTGAGATGCGGACAACCCTGGATCCTTTGGGGGGCTGAGTGTCATCACAGGGTCCTTGtaagagggaagtgggagggtcagaggcagagagacaggagATGCTGCGCTGCTGGctgtgaggatggagggaggggctgTGAGCCAGTGATGTGGCacctctagaaactggaaaagtggGGAGTCGGTACTCCCCTGGAGCCTCAGGAGGGACTAGCCCTGCCCACGCCTGGATTTAGCCTTCTAAGACCCAGACTGTGACCCCAAGACTGAAGTTGATAAACATGTTGTTTGAAGCCATCAAGTTTGGTGATTTGTCACAGCCATCCTTGCAAACCCACACACACTGGCCTCAGAGCCCCTTATAAGGTGTGCAGCCCCTCGGGGTGTGCAGGCCAAGGGGGATCCCAGGTCAGCTTCCTGGGGGCTGAGCTCCCCtggggggggcaggggtggagccaggaggtggggggaggctcCCACCCCTCCCAGTGGCCATTTCCACTTAAAAGACCAATTTGGGGGGCACTCCCATGGGGCACAGACTGGACACTCACCCACAGAGGGAGCAGAGTGATCCTGCTGTGGACAGACTGGGCCCCAGGCTGTACCGACGCACACAAGGAATAAACCGACCACCGGCTTCTTTCTAAGTAGgtgtatttttaaatagctttcaagatacacatattttctcctttaaaaaacatCTGTCAGAGCAGTCTTGTCCTTGTTTCGCTGGTTATCCTGGTGTCCCAGGCCCCATTGCtcagggtggggagcagggcctGTCCACGCAGCCAGGACCCCAGCCGAGTGGCTCCACCCAGTCTCTCCACAGATCATGCAGGGCCGCAAGTGAGCTCAAACGTCCATTTATTTCAAAgcagtaataatttaaaattataaaaacctTTCCGCCGTTGAACATGTAGAGGGTGAGGTCACAGACAAAGGGGAGGGAAGGTGGGACGCCCGGGCAGTGTGTGCGGGCGCCCGGCCCAGCCGGGTTGTCCCTGGGGAGGCCGAGCTCCCTCCGCAGCCTGGAAGGGTGGGTCCTCCGAGCCTCCTCCGCGGCGGGCCCGGTGGCGCTGCAGTCCGTGGGCGCGTGGGCTGTCTGCTATTGCCCTGGGGGCTGGCCGGCAGGTGTGCTCAGGAGCTGCTGGCCGGGTTCTCATTGCCAGGTGAGCTGGAGGATGACGACGATGAGGAGGAGAAGCTCACCCCAGCGAGGCCCGGGGGGTCGGTGGCTGTGTTCTGTCCTGTGAGGCTTTTTCGGCAGACGGGGCAACTGTCGTGCTTTGCAGGACAGAGAGGAGAGCGAACAGTTCAGAGGCAGTGGGGGCGAAGGGTTAGGGGGAGTGTCCCAGCCGGCCCACTGCTCACCTGCTCCAGCCAGGGCACGATGCAGCCGTCGTGGAAGAGGTGGTTGCAGGGCAGCTGCCTCACATGCTCACCCAACCCATAGTCATCCTTGCACACGGGGCACTCCAGCCCcgagcctgcagggcaggagtgCATCTCTCAGGGTAGCTCCCCTGCAGCCCTGCCCAAGGTGTCCCAGGGAGGAGGGGTCACTGGCCCaagcccaccccctgcccccccactcccccactgGCCCCTGGGGCTCGTACCAACGTGCTCCTCAGTCACAGGCACGGTGGGGAGGGCCTggattttctctttgtctgcGGGTGGGGGACCCGTGTTTTCAAACTGATTGAGGAGCTGAAAGATAAAGAGGCCAGAGAACAGGTGGGCTGGTGGGGCCCCTCACCCCACGGGGCTATGAAATGCAAGGTGGGGTTACCTGCAAAAGCACCGAGGCCCCGTTTGTCCTGGCCTGACCCTGAGAGGTCAGAGGTCAGCTGCCCCAGGAGGCCCAGCCCTGGGCTTCTGCCCACTCTTCTGATCATCACCACCTTGTAGCCAGGGCTGGTAGCCACCCCAGGGACACCACGGCTCCCTCCTATGGCCAGGGTGGCTCCCAAATCCTCACGTTGCTACAACCAGGGGGCAGGCACCGGTGACAGAATATGCAGCAGAAAGCCCCAAGGTGGTTACAGCCCCGCCTCATAAGTGCCACCCAAGACACAGACACGGGAGACACTCTGTCCTCCTGGGCCCAGCCTGTAGGGTTGTGGTCCCCACACCAGCTGAGCAAGGCCCTTGTACCTGCGTGATGATGGCGTCCAGGCCGTTGGCCCCCCAGGCGTAGTCCATCGGGTTTGAATGCAGGACGCCCCTGGGCAGAGAAGGCTGGGGTTCAAGTGGCAGAGGGGTGGGCCGGGCTCAGGGGGCCCCTCCCCTACTCACCAGGGGCCCAGGCCCAGGTTGGGGATGGTGGCTGGGGTGATGATGCCGTTGACCAGCTGCTGGATGATCCTGGAACAGAGTGGCCAGGCCCGTGGTTAGTGCCTTTATGAGGAGGGGCCAGCATAGGGGGCCTGGACTCTCAACTGGTGAGAAAAAGCCCAAACACAAGGGTGCTGGGATAGAGGTCTCCTCGAGGCCTGGACAGTGCTGGTTGACACAGTTGCGTCCACCCCCATTTTGCAACCCAGAGGAAGTACCGTGGGGGGCCTAGGGGGGTCCCAGGAGTCCTGCAGTCAGCCCTGTTCCTGACAGTGGCCCTGAAACATGCCAGCCGAGGTCACAGTGAGCCAGGCCATGTCCTGAGCTGGACCAGCCTCGGCCTGCCTGCAATCAAGCTCCATCTACAAAGACCCACAGGGCGCTCAGCCCCGTGTCCCGTGGGGCTGGGATGGGCCTTCTAGGTCTTCCCATTCTGTCCTCAGGACCCTGCACGCAGGAGGGGCGAGGACACCGGATACTGCCGTTCCTGGACCTGTGCCCCGGGGCGGAGGCCTCTCTCTGAAGGATGCTGAGGGGCACACCGTGGGCACACGGCCCCTCAGCCAACCTGGACCCACAGGGGACCTGCCCTGCCTGGAGGACGGCCCGAGCCAGCACCCACGCCTTGTGCCCACAGCACCTCCTGAAAGGACAGCTGGTTGCTCTGCCTGAGTGGGAGGGGTGGGCTGGATGCCCCCAGCCCCCCCGCCCGCGGCCGCCCCCAGGCCCCCTCACCCTTCCAGCGTGGGGACGCCTTCATGCCGGCCGGTGGCCCGCCGCGCGGTGAGGCGGGCGCGGGGCTGCCGGGCGCCGTACCGGTGCCGGGAGTGCTGCTCTCGCTCCCGCCGGCTCTCGGGGTCCCTGCTGTCATCAGCCTGCGCCCCAGGGGGGAACGTGGGGATCTCGAAGCTGTCATCAAAGATGCCGAAAGCAAAGTGCCCATAGCCCTGCGGCAGCGTGAACAGGGGCTGGTCCACATTCTGCAGAGAGGAGGGCCATCATCATGGGAGAGGGGCCAGGGCTGGGCGGGAGGTGGGCAGCCCTCACAGGGAGCGGGGAGGCTGCCTCTCACCTCGAACGGTTGCTGCCGGCTCTGGTCCGCAGAGGCTGTGGAGGGGGCTGAACCATTCTCTGCACTCCTGAGGACAGGCACCATTAGCAGCAGGAGCACCCCAACCCAGACAGATGGCCAGAGGGTCAGACGAAGGCGGACCCCCTCCACCCCTGACCCAGATCCAGGCAGTGCACCCTTGGGCTGAGGGTCCATGAGGGGGGCAGCCTTACCTGGTCTCTTCCGGAAGCTCCTCGATAAACCCGGACTCGCATCTTGGGCAGATGTaatcctggggaggagagggcaggcaaGCATGATCTCAGGGCaaggcggtgtgtgtgtgtgtgagactcaTCTCAAGGACCCAGGTGGGAACCTGCCAGCTCCAACCAGGTGGCCCCAggcagggctggtgcactgactTCCTTGCCCACATGGTGGGCCGTGACCTTGGCAGTTACATCCCCAACCTCCCACGTCCCTGAGTCCATCAGCTTGTGCTCCCCAGTGACAGTAGTCACAGTTTCGGGGCCTCCACTCAGCCACGTGGCCTGATGAAGGCTCTGACAAAGCCGGCAGCAAAGGGCCAGCTGACGCGGGTCCAGGGAAGTTTCCCCACTCGGGGGACCTGAGAATGTTCCCTAACAACCGCACACCCACACAAATATAAAGGAGGGCTAGGAGAGTGACTAGTGGGGCTCCAGGACCATCTGGGCCTCAGAGACCAACTCCCAGGAAGGCAGCCACAGAGGGTGGGAGGCACACCCAGGCAGAGCAACCGGCCTGCAGAACATTCTGGACTGCCCGAGGTATGGCCTGTGACCCTAGGCTGGACAGCCAGCGGGCAGACTGTGATGTCTCCAGTCAGCAGAGAGG contains:
- the FGF22 gene encoding fibroblast growth factor 22 isoform X1; its protein translation is MAMRGRLWLGLVWLLLARAPGAAGTPNTPRRPRSYPHLEGDVRWRRLFSSTHFFLLVGPSGRVQGTRWRDNPDSVLEIRSIRVGVVALKAVHSGFYVAMNRLGRLYGSVPGAHRGEWLQHLRVSPLAPPRPAYVPGSGRSGRPEARGPHTATPPVHTLSARPGLLSPRVSDTWSEIPGDT
- the FGF22 gene encoding fibroblast growth factor 22 isoform X2 encodes the protein MAMRGRLWLGLVWLLLARAPGAAGTPNTPRRPRSYPHLEGDVRWRRLFSSTHFFLLVGPSGRVQGTRWRDNPDSVLEIRSIRVGVVALKAVHSGFYVAMNRLGRLYGSRFCAAHCRFRERIEENGYNTYASVRWRHQGRPMFLALDGRGAPRLGGRTQRHHPSTLFLPVLVS
- the RNF126 gene encoding E3 ubiquitin-protein ligase RNF126 isoform X2, which produces MAEASPQPGRYFCHCCSVEIVPRLPDYICPRCESGFIEELPEETRSAENGSAPSTASADQSRQQPFEGYGHFAFGIFDDSFEIPTFPPGAQADDSRDPESRREREQHSRHRYGARQPRARLTARRATGRHEGVPTLEGIIQQLVNGIITPATIPNLGLGPWGVLHSNPMDYAWGANGLDAIITQLLNQFENTGPPPADKEKIQALPTVPVTEEHVGSGLECPVCKDDYGLGEHVRQLPCNHLFHDGCIVPWLEQHDSCPVCRKSLTGQNTATDPPGLAGVSFSSSSSSSSSSPGNENPASSS
- the RNF126 gene encoding E3 ubiquitin-protein ligase RNF126 isoform X4, which encodes MLACPLLPRITSAQDASPGLSRSFRKRPGVQRMVQPPPQPLRTRAGSNRSRAMGTLLSASLMTASRSPRSPLGRRLMTAGTPRAGGSESSTPGTGTAPGSPAPASPRGGPPAGMKASPRWKGSSSSWSTASSPQPPSPTWAWAPGEGVLHSNPMDYAWGANGLDAIITQLLNQFENTGPPPADKEKIQALPTVPVTEEHVGSGLECPVCKDDYGLGEHVRQLPCNHLFHDGCIVPWLEQHDSCPVCRKSLTGQNTATDPPGLAGVSFSSSSSSSSSSPGNENPASSS
- the RNF126 gene encoding E3 ubiquitin-protein ligase RNF126 isoform X3, translated to MLACPLLPRITSAQDASPGLSRSFRKRPGVQRMVQPPPQPLRTRAGSNRSRMWTSPCSRCRRAMGTLLSASLMTASRSPRSPLGRRLMTAGTPRAGGSESSTPGTGTAPGSPAPASPRGGPPAGMKASPRWKGSSSSWSTASSPQPPSPTWAWAPGEGVLHSNPMDYAWGANGLDAIITQLLNQFENTGPPPADKEKIQALPTVPVTEEHVGSGLECPVCKDDYGLGEHVRQLPCNHLFHDGCIVPWLEQHDSCPVCRKSLTGQNTATDPPGLAGVSFSSSSSSSSSSPGNENPASSS
- the RNF126 gene encoding E3 ubiquitin-protein ligase RNF126 isoform X1, which translates into the protein MAEASPQPGRYFCHCCSVEIVPRLPDYICPRCESGFIEELPEETRSAENGSAPSTASADQSRQQPFENVDQPLFTLPQGYGHFAFGIFDDSFEIPTFPPGAQADDSRDPESRREREQHSRHRYGARQPRARLTARRATGRHEGVPTLEGIIQQLVNGIITPATIPNLGLGPWGVLHSNPMDYAWGANGLDAIITQLLNQFENTGPPPADKEKIQALPTVPVTEEHVGSGLECPVCKDDYGLGEHVRQLPCNHLFHDGCIVPWLEQHDSCPVCRKSLTGQNTATDPPGLAGVSFSSSSSSSSSSPGNENPASSS
- the RNF126 gene encoding E3 ubiquitin-protein ligase RNF126 isoform X5, with amino-acid sequence MAEASPQPGRYFCHCCSVEIVPRLPDYICPRCESGFIEELPEETRSAENGSAPSTASADQSRQQPFENVDQPLFTLPQGYGHFAFGIFDDSFEIPTFPPGAQADDSRDPESRREREQHSRHRIIQQLVNGIITPATIPNLGLGPWGVLHSNPMDYAWGANGLDAIITQLLNQFENTGPPPADKEKIQALPTVPVTEEHVGSGLECPVCKDDYGLGEHVRQLPCNHLFHDGCIVPWLEQHDSCPVCRKSLTGQNTATDPPGLAGVSFSSSSSSSSSSPGNENPASSS